The genomic stretch GCTCTTCACGGGTCTCGTCAACTGGATCCCCCAGTCCGAGGGCGCGTGGAGCATCGCCAACCCGCCGACGGGCGTCCTTCCGAAGACGTTCTACCTCCTGAACGAGTTCTCGACCGCGCAGCTCATCGGAGGGGGTGGGTTCGAGCGCATCCTGCTCGCCCCGCCGAACCCGATCATCGCGCTCGTCGCGACGATCATCACGTTCATGATCGTCGTGTACGTCGAAAGCTCGCGCGTCGAGCTTCCGCTCGCGCACGGCAAGGTTCGCGGCGCGCGCGGTCGCTACCCGATCCGCCTGCTCTACGCCTCGAACATCCCGGTCATCCTCGCGGGCGCCCTGCTCGCGAACGTGAACCTGATCGGCCTCCTGCTCTGGCACGGCGGTCCGCTCCAGAATCTGCCGTTCATCGGCAAGCAGGAGTGGGTCGGCGGCTACCAACCCGGCACGACGACCGCCATCAGCGGCATTGCGTACTACCTGAGCGTCCCCGCGGGCGTCCAGGATTGGTTGCTCCCGTTCCTGTCGCCGCAATACGGCGGCGTGCTGCTCTATCGGGAATCGTGGCAGATCATCCTCCACATCCTGATGTACGCCGCGTTCATGATCGGCGGCTCGATCCTGTTCGCCGTGTTCTGGATCGAGACCACGAACATGGGTCCCGAGAAGGTCGCGAGCCAGATCGAGAAGTCGGGCATGCAGATCCCCGGCTTCCGGCGCGATCCGCGCGTCACGGGCAAGATCCTCGAGCGGTACATCCCGGTGGTGACCGTCATCGGCGGCGCAGCCATCGGAGCGCTCGCGGTCTTTGCCGACCTGCTGGGCACA from Candidatus Thermoplasmatota archaeon encodes the following:
- the secY gene encoding preprotein translocase subunit SecY, whose translation is MPLVEERKSLLYKLEPISKRWPAVTKPEGHVHFRSKLMWSLGSLLVYFVLANVFIYGLSPTNIDAFAGFRAILAGASGSLVHLGIGPIVTGSIIMQLFAGAKIIKLDLTKPEDKAVYQGVQKLLVLVMIFVESIPQVFGFLPPDANFVAKINTYEGPLASFFVGNGDAWAKTAIVAQLAVGSYLVFLMDEVVSKWGLGSGISLFIAAGVSQALFTGLVNWIPQSEGAWSIANPPTGVLPKTFYLLNEFSTAQLIGGGGFERILLAPPNPIIALVATIITFMIVVYVESSRVELPLAHGKVRGARGRYPIRLLYASNIPVILAGALLANVNLIGLLLWHGGPLQNLPFIGKQEWVGGYQPGTTTAISGIAYYLSVPAGVQDWLLPFLSPQYGGVLLYRESWQIILHILMYAAFMIGGSILFAVFWIETTNMGPEKVASQIEKSGMQIPGFRRDPRVTGKILERYIPVVTVIGGAAIGALAVFADLLGTVGNAGGTGVLLTVGIFQRLYEQIAKEQAMEMHPVLRGFFGER